ACCAATGCTGCCGGCTGTAATTAAGGCTTTGGCTAGCTGAGTCCTGGTAACGCCATGTTCTTCATGGAGGGTGAAAAGCAAAGCGGGAAGTACGCCGCTGGCGCCGGCGGTCGGTGCGGCGACAATGCGTCCCATGGCGGCATTAGCTTCTCCTACGGCCAAAGCGTACATCAAAGCCTTGCGTAAAGGGGCGCCAGCACAAGAAGGCGTTGGCTGCTCTAAGCGGCAGCTATCGCCGCCGACAAGCCCGCCGACGGAGCGGATACCGCTGAGACCGGTATCAATGGAGGCGCGCATGACATCCAGCAGTTCACTGCTGCGTAATAGCAAGTCTGCTTCGCTGCAGTCCAACTGCCGGCTTTGCCGGCTCAAGCACCAATCTCCAAAAGAAAGCGCGTTTTCCTCGGCTTCCATGAGCCAGGTTGTTAACGAAAGTTTTCTTGGCATAGTTATCCTCCTAAGATAAGGGATCGATGCGGCGTACGGCATCCACTAACGATAAAGCGCTTAATGCGTGAAGTACGTTGTCATTGATGGGTTGATCGGTCTCCAATACCATAAGGGCGGTAGAGCCTTTTTGCTGGCGGGAAACGCGCATGGCCGCGATATTGACATTTTGTTCAAAAAGCACCGTGGTAACCTGTGAAATAGCCCCGGGACGATCCGGATGTATGACAAGCAAAGTCGGCAATTCGCCGCCCATTTCCAGAGCGAAACCGTCGATATCGGTGATTTGCACGCGGCCGCCGCCGATAGAACAGCCGGTAACGCAAGAATGCTGGCCGGAAAGGCCGGTTAATTCCAAGCGGGCCGTATTTGGATGCGCCTGCTCGCCTAAATCAATGAGCTGAAAAGAAAAATCCAGGCCAGCTTCGCCGGCATAGCGAAAAGAATCGGGAATGCGGGCGTCATCGGGAGGCCAGTCTAACAGTCCGGCTACAAGGGCTACATCGGTGCCATGCCCCTTATGGGTCTGGGCAAAAGATCCATGCAAGCCGATCACTGCATGAGTGGCCTGCTCTCCCAATACAAGGCGGGCCAGGCGGCCCAAGCGTACGGCTCCGGCTGTATGAGAGCTGGAAGGCCCGATCATGACGGGTCCTAAAACATCAAATAAATTCATGAGGCAACCTCCTTGAAAGTCTCAAATGTAATCATTACCGCTGTAATCCTTAGTCTTGTCCTCCGATTCTCACCGCGACTCTTGTTAAAGTCAGCTTCTTCGTACCCTCCATTTACTGCCTCTACTCCTGTTCAAAATCCCGTTATTTATGCAAGAGCGTGAGCAAAGCTACCAGCAGCGGCTGATGGAGCAGATAAATTGCCAGCGTATGCCGTCCAAACCACAAAAAACGAGAGGCGCCTGGCGGCTGCGGCAGCAAGGAACGCCGTTCGATATATACTATCCGCCCGGCTACGTGGCCTGCCGCAAACAAACCATACCAGGGAAACAGCGGATAATAATCAAGAGTTGTGAATACAGGCGGCGTGATGCCGAACGGCAAAAGCCAAGACGTGGAGGCGAAAGCAGGTAAGAAGGAGGGCAATGCCGCAGCGCTCGCAGCAAGAGCTGCCGCGTAAGCGAGCGGCAACCGGCGCAGGCCGGGCGTGGTCAGTATCGAGACGCCTAAAAGGTGTAAAATGCCGAAGCGGACATAGGTGTCTGGATCCCACCACCAAGTGCCTGCGGATACGGCGGCTGCGGCTAATAAAATGCGCAGACCGTGGCGCAGAGACGAGCGGCTGAGAGTGGAAGAAACGCCTGCCAGTAAAATAAAGCTTACTGCGGCAAAAACGCCTGTAAAACGCCAAAAGCCTTGATGATAATCAATAGGGTATGAGAAAAGATCCCGCAGATCTACTGAAATATGGAAGAAAATCATGAAGCAAAGCGCGGTGGAGCGCCAAGCGTCAATTTCCCAGATGCGCATAGACACCTTCCTTGCAAAATACGACAAAAACAGACAACATGTATACAGAATAACATATAGAAATAGTTGATTTTTAGTTGAATGAATCTTATAATAAAACTAAGAAAAGTGAAACGCTTCACGTGAAGCCTTTCACTATAAGGAGCGGTAACAAGAGGAAGGAGTGTTCGGTATGAAACTACTGTTGAGAGTGTTCGCAACGTTGTTTTTCGCCATTATTAGCCCTCTTTACGTTCTCTATCTGTTCGTTAGTTTCCTGCTTTCGCCGGTCATGTATGTTCTTTCCGGGCTAGGACACCTGCTGCGCGGGCATCATGGTCCTAAGCACAGCGTTAAAGAATGCTGAGGAACGGGGCGCGGCTGAAAAAGCGCTCAGACGAAGGCTGAACGGAGTCTCAGAGAAAATGAGGCTCCGTTTTGCATTTGCAGAGAGCCATTGCGCCGCAAGGGGAAGCAGTGGTAAAATAAAAGGAAACTATGATTTCAAAATAAAGAGGTGTCCCGCATGCTTTCACGCCGCCGCTTTTTGCAGATGTGTGGTGTATCATTAGCCGCCATGGCGGTAGGAGTTCCTGTTGTTGCCGCCGCAGGCTCCATACCGGTGCTTTTGTATCATCGGATTGGAGATTCGGACGATAAGATTACGG
This sequence is a window from Anaeromusa acidaminophila DSM 3853. Protein-coding genes within it:
- the sdaAA gene encoding L-serine ammonia-lyase, iron-sulfur-dependent, subunit alpha, yielding MPRKLSLTTWLMEAEENALSFGDWCLSRQSRQLDCSEADLLLRSSELLDVMRASIDTGLSGIRSVGGLVGGDSCRLEQPTPSCAGAPLRKALMYALAVGEANAAMGRIVAAPTAGASGVLPALLFTLHEEHGVTRTQLAKALITAGSIGLVIASRATLAGATGGCQAECGSAAAMAAGAAVDALGGSPRQVGHAVAIALKNMLGLVCDPVAGLVEVPCVKRNAGAAANALAAAELALADIASVIPPDEVIDTMGRIGAQLPCSLRETAQGGLATTPSGLAWAEAILGKKR
- the sdaAB gene encoding L-serine ammonia-lyase, iron-sulfur-dependent subunit beta; the protein is MNLFDVLGPVMIGPSSSHTAGAVRLGRLARLVLGEQATHAVIGLHGSFAQTHKGHGTDVALVAGLLDWPPDDARIPDSFRYAGEAGLDFSFQLIDLGEQAHPNTARLELTGLSGQHSCVTGCSIGGGRVQITDIDGFALEMGGELPTLLVIHPDRPGAISQVTTVLFEQNVNIAAMRVSRQQKGSTALMVLETDQPINDNVLHALSALSLVDAVRRIDPLS
- a CDS encoding heparan-alpha-glucosaminide N-acetyltransferase, giving the protein MRIWEIDAWRSTALCFMIFFHISVDLRDLFSYPIDYHQGFWRFTGVFAAVSFILLAGVSSTLSRSSLRHGLRILLAAAAVSAGTWWWDPDTYVRFGILHLLGVSILTTPGLRRLPLAYAAALAASAAALPSFLPAFASTSWLLPFGITPPVFTTLDYYPLFPWYGLFAAGHVAGRIVYIERRSLLPQPPGASRFLWFGRHTLAIYLLHQPLLVALLTLLHK